One window from the genome of Jiangella alba encodes:
- a CDS encoding TrmB family transcriptional regulator: protein MNTESLLEELGLTKTEARIYLCLLEQSPLAAGTIADLTGTSRSSVYLILRSLVDKGLVDAGAGYSSRFQPAAPDVAFGGLLERGREEQRERERHVESALPDLMRRFETSAGGDGELVEILRTPKLVGDRFDRLHASSQQSIDIVVRRPVQLGGSNQPELDALSRGVRARAVYDHGLMRHPSVADHIGAWIEAGEEARVFHGDLPMKFAVFDGHTVLMPLFAPGVGGVVALIVRSRELCGALSLLFDTLWTASMPIDPDMFRLHHDHQPVTADGSHAH, encoded by the coding sequence GTGAACACCGAATCGCTCCTAGAGGAGCTGGGCCTCACCAAGACCGAGGCCCGCATCTACCTGTGCCTGCTCGAACAGTCGCCGCTGGCAGCGGGCACCATTGCCGACCTCACCGGCACGTCGCGCAGCAGCGTGTACCTCATCCTGCGCTCGCTGGTCGACAAAGGGCTGGTCGACGCCGGCGCCGGATACAGCAGCCGGTTCCAGCCGGCCGCGCCCGACGTCGCGTTCGGCGGCCTGCTCGAACGCGGGCGCGAGGAGCAGCGCGAACGAGAACGGCACGTCGAGTCGGCGCTGCCCGACCTCATGCGCCGCTTCGAGACCAGCGCCGGTGGCGACGGCGAGCTGGTCGAGATCCTGCGCACGCCGAAGCTGGTCGGCGACCGGTTCGACCGGCTGCATGCGTCGTCGCAGCAGTCCATCGACATCGTGGTGCGTCGGCCGGTCCAGCTCGGCGGCAGCAACCAGCCCGAGCTCGATGCGCTCTCCCGCGGTGTTCGGGCGCGCGCCGTCTACGACCACGGGCTCATGCGACATCCGTCCGTCGCCGACCACATCGGTGCGTGGATCGAGGCCGGCGAGGAGGCCCGCGTCTTCCACGGCGACCTGCCGATGAAGTTCGCGGTGTTCGACGGCCACACGGTGCTGATGCCGCTGTTCGCGCCGGGCGTCGGCGGGGTCGTCGCGCTGATCGTGCGCAGCCGCGAGCTGTGCGGGGCGCTCAGCCTGCTGTTCGACACACTGTGGACGGCATCGATGCCCATCGATCCCGACATGTTCCGGCTGCACCACGACCACCAGCCCGTCACCGCGGACGGCAGCCATGCGCACTGA
- a CDS encoding GNAT family N-acetyltransferase, translating to MSDDSDLRDVVLRWQAGWVTARDYRSDVDGDVVTVRIGLPERITDTILLTADPGRYAEAAAEIGEPSRWLVAPTTDRARTESAAAAAGLTVQAPEWLMSRPLDDHPADDAPDGYELWLSGRRPVLVAEVVAAGGDPRALAAKGHLALSGEGNADAVADRIFTVPAHRRRGLGAVVMGALTAAARESGARTGLLVASAEGRKLYERLGWTVETEMTVAHWSGHASPEPTCDPLE from the coding sequence GTGAGCGACGACAGCGACCTGCGCGACGTGGTGCTGCGCTGGCAGGCGGGCTGGGTGACGGCGCGCGACTACCGCAGCGATGTCGACGGCGACGTCGTCACCGTCCGCATCGGGCTGCCCGAGCGCATCACCGACACGATCCTGCTGACGGCCGACCCCGGACGGTACGCCGAGGCGGCCGCCGAGATCGGTGAGCCCAGCCGCTGGCTCGTCGCTCCCACCACCGACCGCGCGCGGACGGAGTCGGCCGCGGCCGCCGCCGGGCTCACCGTCCAAGCCCCCGAGTGGCTGATGTCGCGCCCGCTCGACGACCACCCCGCCGACGACGCCCCGGACGGGTACGAGCTCTGGCTGAGCGGCCGCCGTCCGGTCCTGGTCGCCGAGGTCGTGGCGGCCGGCGGCGACCCCCGTGCGCTGGCGGCGAAGGGTCACCTCGCCCTGAGCGGCGAGGGCAACGCCGACGCCGTCGCGGACCGCATCTTCACCGTCCCGGCACACCGGCGGCGCGGGCTCGGTGCCGTCGTCATGGGGGCGCTGACGGCGGCGGCGCGCGAGAGCGGCGCGCGGACCGGCCTGCTGGTGGCGTCGGCCGAAGGGCGCAAGCTCTACGAGCGGCTCGGCTGGACGGTCGAGACGGAGATGACGGTCGCGCACTGGTCCGGCCACGCGTCGCCCGAGCCGACCTGCGACCCGTTAGAGTGA
- a CDS encoding glycerophosphodiester phosphodiesterase family protein, translating into MAGIHPYLDRPGPLALAHRGFSRTGLENSMAAFAAAVELAYDYVETDVHATADGVAVALHDATLDRVTDRTGAVAELPWSEVRRALIGGVEPVPALEDVLGSWPSLRVNIDVKSAGAVAPLARVLDRTRAHDRVCVASFSDARRRAVLRRLAAPVASSAGQTLIATFVAAASMPGLRGFAGSVLRGVDCLQVPATFRGIEVVTPATVAAAHAAGRPVHVWTVNEPAEMRRLLDLGVDGLITDRADLLREVLESRGQWNPAA; encoded by the coding sequence GTGGCCGGCATCCATCCGTATCTCGACCGTCCCGGCCCGCTGGCGCTGGCCCATCGCGGATTCTCCCGCACCGGCCTCGAGAACAGCATGGCGGCCTTCGCGGCGGCGGTGGAATTGGCCTACGACTACGTCGAGACCGACGTCCACGCGACGGCCGACGGGGTGGCGGTCGCGCTGCACGACGCGACGCTGGACCGGGTGACCGACCGCACCGGCGCCGTCGCCGAGCTGCCGTGGTCCGAGGTGCGCCGTGCGCTGATCGGCGGTGTCGAGCCGGTGCCCGCGCTGGAGGACGTGCTGGGCAGCTGGCCGTCGCTGCGGGTCAACATCGACGTGAAGTCGGCCGGCGCGGTGGCGCCGCTGGCCCGGGTCCTCGACCGCACCCGCGCCCACGACCGCGTCTGCGTCGCCTCCTTCTCCGACGCCCGCCGCCGGGCCGTGCTGCGCCGTCTCGCCGCGCCGGTCGCGTCGTCGGCCGGGCAGACCCTGATCGCCACGTTCGTCGCCGCCGCGTCGATGCCCGGCCTGCGCGGGTTCGCCGGCTCCGTCCTCCGCGGCGTCGACTGCCTGCAGGTCCCGGCGACGTTCCGCGGCATCGAGGTAGTGACGCCGGCGACGGTGGCGGCCGCGCACGCGGCGGGGCGGCCGGTGCACGTGTGGACGGTGAACGAACCGGCCGAGATGCGGCGGCTGCTCGACCTCGGCGTCGACGGGCTGATCACCGACCGCGCGGACCTGCTCCGGGAGGTTCTGGAATCGCGCGGCCAGTGGAACCCGGCCGCCTGA
- a CDS encoding LysR family transcriptional regulator, protein MTPTQLRAYLAVVRLGSVKQAASELSITEAAVSLHIGKLRRELGDQLFHRTAAGLAFSPGGLRLASRAAELVGLQNRTILEVSQAGNGRRLLRIAASSLFAEYAAPGLIDLFAGRADDLNVELSVHNPRMFDSLLHTRAVDVAIGPQPSTVDDSLRCTRFLQYQLVAVVGPQHPLASVGSPGAAQLRDQVWLLGPSAAADTGTVPVLLRRLGVAEERQQIFQSHAAALEEAQRGHGVALAVSYAVARDVGSGRLVRLAGPAVRGDGSWATLTLADTGRATPAAELVRFATTPRATQAMLKGSGVHVGRFRPSIHVTLWS, encoded by the coding sequence GTGACGCCGACGCAGCTGCGGGCCTATCTCGCGGTCGTCCGGCTGGGCTCGGTGAAGCAGGCGGCGAGCGAGCTGTCCATCACCGAGGCGGCCGTGTCGCTGCACATCGGCAAGCTCCGCCGCGAACTGGGCGACCAGTTGTTCCACCGCACCGCGGCCGGCCTCGCGTTCTCCCCCGGCGGGCTGCGGCTGGCCAGCCGGGCGGCCGAACTGGTCGGCCTGCAGAACCGCACGATCCTCGAGGTCAGCCAGGCCGGCAACGGCCGGCGCCTGCTGCGCATCGCCGCGTCGAGCCTGTTCGCCGAGTACGCCGCGCCCGGCCTGATCGACCTCTTCGCCGGCCGGGCCGACGACCTCAACGTCGAGCTCAGCGTGCACAACCCGCGGATGTTCGACTCGCTGCTGCACACCCGCGCCGTCGACGTCGCCATCGGGCCGCAGCCGAGCACCGTCGACGACTCCCTGCGCTGCACCCGCTTCCTGCAGTACCAGCTGGTCGCGGTGGTCGGGCCGCAGCATCCGCTCGCGTCGGTGGGGTCACCCGGTGCGGCGCAGCTGCGCGACCAGGTCTGGCTGCTCGGCCCGTCGGCGGCGGCCGACACCGGCACCGTCCCGGTGCTGTTGCGGCGACTGGGCGTCGCCGAGGAGCGGCAGCAGATCTTCCAGAGCCATGCCGCGGCGCTCGAGGAGGCGCAGCGCGGCCACGGCGTGGCGCTGGCGGTCTCGTACGCGGTGGCGCGCGACGTCGGCAGCGGGCGGCTGGTCCGCCTCGCCGGGCCGGCGGTGCGTGGCGACGGCTCCTGGGCCACGCTCACGCTGGCCGACACCGGCCGGGCCACCCCCGCGGCCGAGCTGGTCCGGTTCGCCACGACGCCGCGGGCCACCCAGGCGATGCTCAAGGGCTCCGGCGTCCACGTCGGCCGCTTCCGCCCGTCGATCCACGTGACCCTCTGGAGCTAG
- the glyA gene encoding serine hydroxymethyltransferase, which produces MTTNARPALQSVDPEVAALITAEEERQRQTLKLIPSENYVSTAVLEATGTVLTNKYSEGYAGRRYYEGQQVIDQLETLAVDRAKALFGADHANVQPYSGSPANLAVYLATAQAGDTVMGMSLPMGGHLTHGWKVSATGTWFRPVQYDVRRDTGRIDLDQVRELALAERPKLIFCGGTAIPRTIDFAGFAAIAQEVGAVLAADIAHIAGLVVGGAHPTPVGHADIVTTTTHKTLRGPRGAMILTTEEYAKPIDKAVFPGLQGGPHNHTTAGIAVALGEAAQPEFKDYAHQVVANAVTLADELLARGFDLVSGGTDNHLILIDLTSKGVAGKPAAKALDLAGLETNYNTVPYDPRKPFDPSGLRIGTPALTSRGMGESEMREVGRWLDEVVTAAAGSDADALDGVVARVRGEVTELTGRFPTPGLGG; this is translated from the coding sequence ATGACCACGAACGCCCGCCCCGCGCTGCAGTCCGTCGACCCCGAGGTGGCCGCGCTCATCACGGCCGAGGAAGAGCGGCAGCGGCAGACGCTGAAGCTGATCCCGTCCGAGAACTACGTGTCCACCGCGGTCCTCGAGGCCACCGGCACGGTGCTCACCAACAAGTACTCCGAGGGGTACGCCGGCCGCCGCTACTACGAGGGCCAGCAGGTCATCGACCAGCTCGAGACCCTCGCCGTCGACCGCGCGAAGGCCCTGTTCGGCGCCGACCACGCCAACGTCCAGCCGTACTCCGGCTCGCCCGCCAACCTGGCCGTCTACCTCGCCACGGCGCAGGCCGGCGACACCGTCATGGGCATGTCGCTGCCGATGGGCGGGCACCTGACACACGGCTGGAAGGTCTCCGCCACGGGCACCTGGTTCCGGCCGGTCCAGTACGACGTGCGCCGCGACACCGGCCGCATCGACCTCGACCAGGTGCGTGAGCTGGCGCTGGCCGAGCGGCCGAAGCTGATCTTCTGCGGCGGCACCGCCATTCCGCGCACCATCGACTTCGCCGGCTTCGCGGCCATCGCCCAGGAGGTCGGCGCCGTCCTGGCCGCCGACATCGCCCACATCGCCGGCCTCGTCGTCGGCGGCGCGCACCCGACCCCCGTCGGCCACGCCGACATCGTCACCACGACGACGCACAAGACGCTGCGCGGCCCGCGCGGCGCGATGATCCTCACCACCGAGGAGTACGCCAAGCCCATCGACAAGGCCGTCTTCCCCGGCCTGCAGGGCGGCCCGCACAACCACACGACGGCCGGCATCGCGGTGGCGCTCGGCGAGGCGGCGCAACCGGAGTTCAAGGACTACGCCCACCAGGTCGTCGCCAACGCCGTCACCCTGGCCGACGAGCTGCTGGCCCGCGGCTTCGACCTCGTCTCCGGCGGCACGGACAACCACCTGATCCTCATCGACCTCACCTCCAAGGGCGTGGCCGGCAAGCCCGCCGCCAAGGCGCTCGACCTCGCCGGCCTCGAGACCAACTACAACACCGTCCCGTACGACCCCCGCAAGCCGTTCGACCCGTCCGGCCTGCGCATCGGCACCCCCGCCCTGACCAGTCGCGGCATGGGGGAGTCGGAGATGCGCGAGGTCGGCCGCTGGCTCGACGAGGTTGTCACCGCGGCAGCCGGCTCCGACGCCGACGCCCTGGACGGCGTGGTGGCGCGGGTCCGCGGCGAGGTCACCGAGCTGACCGGCCGCTTCCCGACCCCCGGCCTGGGCGGCTGA
- a CDS encoding polyprenol monophosphomannose synthase: MTTVLVVIPTYNEALTIGKTVERTRAAVPGAHVLVVDDASPDGTGALADELAELDDHVHVLHRGGKQGLGAAYVAGFGWGLARDYDVLVEMDADGSHQPEELPLLLHAVENADLALGSRYVPGGRTVNWPYKRQAISRIGNTYTRLALGTGLRDATGGYRAYRASALRELDIDSVASQGYCFQVDMAWRAIRAGFRVIEVPITFVEREQGESKMDGKVVREALLRVTQWGAVHRARQLRDLVGGSRR; the protein is encoded by the coding sequence GTGACAACCGTCCTGGTGGTCATCCCCACCTACAACGAGGCCCTGACCATCGGCAAGACCGTCGAGCGCACCCGCGCCGCCGTCCCCGGCGCGCACGTCCTCGTCGTCGACGACGCCTCGCCCGACGGCACCGGCGCGCTCGCCGACGAGCTCGCCGAGCTCGACGACCACGTCCACGTCCTGCATCGCGGCGGCAAGCAGGGCCTCGGCGCCGCGTACGTCGCCGGCTTCGGGTGGGGGCTGGCCCGCGACTACGACGTCCTCGTCGAGATGGACGCCGACGGCTCGCACCAGCCCGAGGAGCTGCCGCTGCTGCTGCACGCCGTCGAGAACGCCGACCTCGCGCTCGGGTCGCGCTACGTGCCCGGCGGGCGCACCGTCAACTGGCCGTACAAGCGGCAGGCCATCTCGCGCATCGGCAACACCTACACCCGCCTGGCGCTCGGCACCGGGCTGCGCGACGCGACCGGCGGCTACCGCGCCTACCGGGCGTCCGCCCTGCGCGAACTGGACATCGACAGCGTGGCGTCGCAAGGTTATTGCTTCCAGGTCGACATGGCGTGGCGGGCCATCCGGGCAGGATTCCGGGTCATCGAGGTCCCCATCACGTTCGTCGAGCGGGAGCAAGGAGAGTCGAAGATGGACGGCAAGGTCGTGCGCGAAGCGTTGTTACGGGTCACCCAGTGGGGCGCGGTCCACCGTGCCCGGCAGCTGCGTGACCTCGTCGGAGGGAGCCGGCGGTGA
- the lnt gene encoding apolipoprotein N-acyltransferase → MTHLWRHAGAVLLGVSLIAAFPPYDLWFVAILVPGAFALLVRDQPLKRVAVLGYLFGAGFFLPLLDWTGMEVGPIPWLILALFEAAFFIPLALGLTLVQRLPAWPLWTAAVWIADEAIRGRLPYGGFTWGKLAFSQADSPMLALASWGGSPGLSFAVALAGGLLAWVVVERRIWLRAAAAAGAVAIVVAPLLIQPMTPDGDTVTVAIVQGNVPAEGLAYNDEKRAITRNHVEATEQLADDIDAGRAERPDIVLWPENSSDISPFHDADTYRAIDGAVRAVGVPTLISAIVPTDDGRNVRNTSILWDPETGPGDTYVKRHPMPFGEYIPMRSIAERITDAVNQQPRDHLPGDTVGIFQVGDTTIGNVICFEVAFDGIVRDAVIDGGQFLSVQTNNATFGRTEMTEQQLAQSRVRAFEHGRTVLVSALAGVSAVVAPDGSVLDRAELFTQDVIVADVPLSDGLTLATRIGAWPEWIITALGVGAAGLVIVNARRARRAGASVADEPRPPVEAGVP, encoded by the coding sequence GTGACCCACCTGTGGCGACACGCCGGAGCCGTGCTCCTCGGCGTGTCCCTGATCGCCGCGTTCCCGCCGTACGACCTCTGGTTCGTCGCGATCCTCGTCCCGGGTGCGTTCGCGCTGCTCGTACGCGACCAGCCGCTGAAGCGCGTCGCCGTGCTGGGCTACCTGTTCGGCGCCGGGTTCTTCCTGCCGCTGCTCGACTGGACGGGCATGGAGGTCGGGCCCATCCCGTGGCTCATCCTGGCCCTGTTCGAGGCGGCGTTCTTCATCCCGCTGGCACTCGGCCTGACGCTGGTGCAGCGGCTGCCCGCGTGGCCGCTGTGGACCGCGGCGGTGTGGATCGCCGACGAAGCCATCCGCGGGCGGCTCCCGTACGGCGGCTTCACCTGGGGCAAGCTGGCGTTCTCGCAGGCCGACAGCCCGATGCTCGCGCTCGCCTCGTGGGGCGGCTCGCCCGGGCTGTCGTTCGCGGTCGCGCTGGCCGGCGGGCTGCTCGCCTGGGTCGTCGTCGAGCGGCGGATCTGGCTGCGTGCCGCGGCCGCCGCGGGCGCCGTCGCCATCGTCGTCGCGCCGCTGCTCATCCAGCCCATGACGCCCGACGGCGACACCGTCACCGTCGCGATCGTGCAGGGCAACGTGCCGGCCGAAGGGCTGGCCTACAACGACGAGAAGCGCGCCATCACCCGCAACCACGTCGAGGCGACGGAGCAACTCGCCGACGACATCGACGCCGGCCGGGCCGAGCGTCCCGACATCGTGCTGTGGCCGGAGAACTCGTCCGACATCAGCCCGTTCCACGACGCCGACACCTACCGTGCCATCGACGGCGCCGTGCGCGCGGTGGGCGTGCCGACGCTGATCAGCGCCATCGTCCCGACCGACGACGGCCGCAACGTGCGCAACACGTCCATCCTGTGGGACCCCGAGACCGGCCCGGGCGACACCTACGTCAAGCGGCACCCGATGCCGTTCGGCGAGTACATCCCCATGCGGTCCATCGCCGAGCGCATCACCGACGCCGTCAACCAGCAGCCGCGCGACCACCTGCCCGGCGACACCGTCGGCATCTTCCAGGTCGGCGACACCACCATCGGCAACGTCATCTGCTTCGAGGTCGCCTTCGACGGCATCGTCCGCGACGCCGTCATCGACGGTGGCCAGTTCCTCTCCGTCCAGACCAACAACGCCACGTTCGGGCGCACGGAGATGACGGAGCAGCAGCTGGCGCAGTCGCGGGTGCGGGCGTTCGAGCACGGCCGCACGGTGCTGGTGTCGGCGCTGGCCGGCGTCAGCGCCGTCGTCGCGCCGGACGGGTCGGTCCTCGACCGCGCGGAGCTGTTCACCCAGGACGTCATCGTCGCCGACGTCCCGCTGTCCGACGGCCTCACGCTGGCCACCCGCATCGGCGCCTGGCCCGAGTGGATCATCACCGCGCTCGGCGTGGGCGCCGCCGGGCTCGTCATCGTCAACGCCCGCCGCGCACGGCGTGCCGGCGCCTCCGTCGCCGACGAGCCGCGGCCGCCCGTCGAGGCAGGTGTGCCGTGA
- a CDS encoding winged helix-turn-helix domain-containing protein, with protein sequence MRTEPAPVVVCITSSPDERARIAGQFEGTGILVLAPDAGVAGTFLRRLAGAGPGVAVPAQLAGSPPTADDVVRVGSLTLDVTRHEATWRGNGLPLTPYEFKVLSCLAGRPGQVWTYEQLHERAWGGTYFAGPAAVQSVIKRLRGKLRAAGASVTIRATRGVGFRLDGGPELALVRSAAQR encoded by the coding sequence ATGCGCACTGAACCAGCACCGGTCGTCGTGTGCATCACCAGTTCGCCGGACGAGCGGGCCCGTATCGCCGGGCAGTTCGAGGGCACCGGCATCCTCGTGCTCGCGCCCGACGCCGGCGTGGCGGGCACCTTCCTGCGCCGTCTCGCCGGCGCCGGACCCGGAGTCGCCGTGCCGGCCCAGCTCGCCGGCTCGCCGCCGACCGCCGACGACGTGGTCCGGGTCGGCTCGCTGACCCTCGACGTCACCCGGCACGAGGCGACGTGGCGCGGGAACGGGCTGCCGCTGACGCCGTACGAGTTCAAGGTGCTCAGCTGCCTCGCCGGGCGGCCCGGGCAGGTGTGGACGTACGAGCAGCTGCACGAGCGTGCCTGGGGCGGCACCTACTTCGCGGGACCGGCGGCGGTGCAGTCGGTGATCAAGCGATTACGCGGCAAGCTCCGGGCGGCCGGCGCGTCGGTGACGATCAGGGCGACACGTGGCGTCGGGTTCCGGTTGGACGGTGGCCCGGAGCTGGCGTTGGTGCGGTCGGCGGCTCAGCGCTGA
- a CDS encoding FxsA family protein, with protein sequence MRRFGPFALGVIELIALVVVANWVGFGWALLMLLGTSILGVALLRIEGLRAWQELRTAAADGRFPQDEPESVEASSARMADTGARILSGVLLTFPGFVTDFIGLVLLVPPIRRSVGRRLAASAFRTFPGRRGPGMGGLGRPGGPDGAGGSGGPGVQHGVVIEGEVVDTDRPNDQR encoded by the coding sequence GTGAGACGTTTCGGCCCATTCGCCCTCGGCGTGATCGAACTGATCGCGCTGGTCGTGGTGGCCAACTGGGTCGGATTCGGCTGGGCACTGCTCATGCTGCTCGGCACCAGCATCCTCGGCGTCGCGTTGCTGCGCATCGAGGGCCTGCGCGCCTGGCAGGAACTGCGCACCGCCGCCGCCGACGGCCGCTTCCCGCAGGACGAGCCCGAATCCGTCGAGGCGTCGTCGGCGCGCATGGCCGACACCGGCGCACGCATCCTCTCCGGCGTCCTGCTGACCTTCCCCGGCTTCGTCACCGACTTCATCGGCCTCGTGCTGCTGGTCCCGCCCATCCGACGCAGCGTCGGCCGGCGGCTGGCGGCCTCGGCGTTCCGGACCTTCCCCGGCCGGCGTGGACCGGGGATGGGCGGGTTGGGGCGGCCTGGGGGTCCGGACGGGGCCGGCGGTTCGGGTGGTCCCGGCGTCCAGCACGGCGTCGTCATCGAGGGCGAGGTCGTCGACACCGACCGGCCGAACGACCAGCGCTGA
- a CDS encoding RNA polymerase-binding protein RbpA, with amino-acid sequence MSERSTLRGSRLGATSYEDERGVEFAERQTVAYSCTAGHRFEMTFSTEAEVPALWDCPRCGSESLRVATDRPEEAPTKPARTHWDMLLERRSIEDLEALLDERLELLRSGLIPGAAHLADRGARRKKTA; translated from the coding sequence ATGTCCGAGCGTTCCACCCTGCGCGGCTCCCGCCTCGGCGCGACGAGCTACGAGGACGAGCGCGGCGTCGAGTTCGCCGAGCGCCAGACGGTCGCCTACAGCTGCACCGCCGGCCACCGCTTCGAGATGACCTTCTCGACCGAGGCCGAGGTGCCCGCCCTGTGGGACTGCCCCCGCTGCGGTTCCGAGTCGCTGCGCGTCGCCACTGACCGGCCCGAAGAGGCGCCGACGAAGCCTGCCCGCACCCACTGGGACATGCTTCTGGAGCGTCGTTCCATCGAGGACCTCGAGGCGCTGCTCGACGAGCGGCTCGAACTGCTGCGCTCCGGCCTCATCCCCGGCGCGGCGCACCTCGCCGACCGAGGCGCACGCCGCAAGAAGACCGCCTGA
- a CDS encoding peptide deformylase — MTVREIRLYGDPVLRTVTDAVTEFGEASRALAQDLLDTLDLPGRAGVAAPQIGVPLRAFSYDLEGQRGVVFNPVLVGTEGEQSGEEGCLSVPGLWFPTPRAAWAAVEGVDAEGEPVRVEGEGELARCLQHETDHLDGIVYIHRLEPSTRRGAMREIRRSAWFSA, encoded by the coding sequence GTGACGGTGCGGGAGATCCGCCTCTATGGCGACCCGGTGTTGCGAACGGTGACCGATGCGGTGACGGAGTTCGGCGAGGCGAGCCGTGCGCTGGCCCAGGACCTGCTGGACACCCTCGACCTGCCCGGGCGGGCGGGCGTGGCGGCGCCGCAGATCGGGGTGCCGCTGCGGGCGTTCTCGTACGACCTCGAAGGCCAGCGCGGCGTCGTGTTCAACCCGGTGCTCGTCGGCACGGAGGGGGAGCAGTCCGGCGAGGAGGGCTGCCTGTCCGTCCCCGGCCTCTGGTTCCCGACGCCGCGGGCCGCCTGGGCCGCCGTCGAGGGCGTCGACGCCGAAGGTGAGCCGGTGCGGGTCGAGGGCGAGGGCGAGCTGGCCCGCTGCCTGCAGCACGAGACCGACCATCTCGACGGCATCGTCTACATCCACCGCCTCGAGCCGTCCACCCGGCGCGGCGCGATGCGCGAGATCCGCCGCAGCGCCTGGTTCAGCGCCTGA